One window of the Diospyros lotus cultivar Yz01 chromosome 12, ASM1463336v1, whole genome shotgun sequence genome contains the following:
- the LOC127813888 gene encoding transcription factor bHLH130-like isoform X1: MYGVGSSQAISRDANLLFSTTLKNADGELLKNREFGSLDPYQQQQQQLSSGLSRFRSAPSSFFAGLLHGGLDFLGHQQSNSPVPEAMLASFFSGNGDSEPQDLQFPAVVKPETPEQMIYRSSGDQRDPGRSESGDANLDGLYKNSVQGRISSSGDCSNLIRQSSSPAGFFSENGFGVMTDAGGFRERNGTDGKAGAVSRLNDHINFSSLPSSGSRLLPCIAENGNEQSGDLGNGNSSSRSFIPNFQNDSWNAGLTGPKRNRDGDERELSGFSSIESQNLGSRNYSTGLTHHLSLPRTTAEMAAIDKYLQFQQDSIPCKIRAKRGCATHPRSIAERVRRTRISERMRKLQELFPNIDKQTNTADMLDLAVEYIKDLQERVKTLTDTRARCTCSSKQRQFSNATA, from the exons ATGTACGGTGTAGGGAGCTCGCAGGCGATTTCGCGGGACGCGAATCTCTTGTTCTCGACCACTCTGAAAAACGCAGACGGAGAATTGCTCAAGAACAGAGAGTTCGGAAGCCTAGATCCGtatcagcagcagcagcagcagctgagCTCCGGCTTGTCGCGGTTCCGCTCGGCTCCGAGCTCGTTCTTTGCGGGACTCCTCCATGGCGGCCTGGACTTTCTCGGTCACCAGCAATCGAATAGTCCCGTACCGGAGGCCATGTTGGCGAGTTTCTTCTCCGGCAATGGCGATTCTGAGCCTCAGGATCTGCAGTTCCCGGCGGTTGTAAAGCCCGAGACGCCGGAGCAGATGATTTACCGAAGTTCAGGGGATCAACGTGATCCGGGTAGATCAGAGAGCGGTGATGCTAATCTCGACGGATTGTATAAGAATTCGGTGCAAGGAAGGATCAGCAGTAGTGGTGATTGCTCGAATTTGATCAGGCAGAGCAGCTCTCCGGCTGGGTTTTTCTCTGAAAATG GATTTGGTGTGATGACAGATGCGGGAGGTTTCAGAGAGCGTAATGGTACTGATGGAAAAGCCGGCGCAGTTAGTAGGTTGAATGATCATATTAACTTCTCATCCCTGCCATCTTCTGGTTCGAGGCTCCTGCCTTGTATTGCTGAAAATGGGAACGAACAGAGTGGGGACTTAGGTAACGGCAACAGCAGCAGTCGGTCTTTTATACCCAACTTTCAAAATGATTCTTGGAATGCTGGGCTCACTGGCCCAAAAAGAAACAGGGATGGTGATGAGAGGGAGCTTTCTGGTTTCAGTTCAATAGAAAGCCAG AATCTGGGGTCTAGAAATTACTCTACCGGTTTGACTCATCACTTGAGCTTACCAAGAACGACTGCTGAGATGGCAGCCATTGACAAGTATTTGCAGTTTCAGCAAGATTCCATCCCTTGCAAGATCCGCGCCAAAAGAGGCTGTGCAACACACCCCCGGAGCATTGCAGAGAGG GTTAGAAGAACACGAATAAGCGAGCGAATGAGGAAACTGCAAGAGCTTTTCCCCAACATTGACAAG CAAACCAACACAGCAGATATGTTAGATTTGGCAGTCGAGTACATCAAAGACCTTCAGGAACGGGTTAAG ACGCTCACTGACACCCGGGCAAGGTGCACGTGTTCGAGTAAGCAGAGACAGTTTTCGAATGCCACCGCTTGA
- the LOC127813888 gene encoding transcription factor bHLH130-like isoform X2, producing the protein MYGVGSSQAISRDANLLFSTTLKNADGELLKNREFGSLDPYQQQQQQLSSGLSRFRSAPSSFFAGLLHGGLDFLGHQQSNSPVPEAMLASFFSGNGDSEPQDLQFPAVVKPETPEQMIYRSSGDQRDPGRSESGDANLDGLYKNSVQGRISSSGDCSNLIRQSSSPAGFFSENDAGGFRERNGTDGKAGAVSRLNDHINFSSLPSSGSRLLPCIAENGNEQSGDLGNGNSSSRSFIPNFQNDSWNAGLTGPKRNRDGDERELSGFSSIESQNLGSRNYSTGLTHHLSLPRTTAEMAAIDKYLQFQQDSIPCKIRAKRGCATHPRSIAERVRRTRISERMRKLQELFPNIDKQTNTADMLDLAVEYIKDLQERVKTLTDTRARCTCSSKQRQFSNATA; encoded by the exons ATGTACGGTGTAGGGAGCTCGCAGGCGATTTCGCGGGACGCGAATCTCTTGTTCTCGACCACTCTGAAAAACGCAGACGGAGAATTGCTCAAGAACAGAGAGTTCGGAAGCCTAGATCCGtatcagcagcagcagcagcagctgagCTCCGGCTTGTCGCGGTTCCGCTCGGCTCCGAGCTCGTTCTTTGCGGGACTCCTCCATGGCGGCCTGGACTTTCTCGGTCACCAGCAATCGAATAGTCCCGTACCGGAGGCCATGTTGGCGAGTTTCTTCTCCGGCAATGGCGATTCTGAGCCTCAGGATCTGCAGTTCCCGGCGGTTGTAAAGCCCGAGACGCCGGAGCAGATGATTTACCGAAGTTCAGGGGATCAACGTGATCCGGGTAGATCAGAGAGCGGTGATGCTAATCTCGACGGATTGTATAAGAATTCGGTGCAAGGAAGGATCAGCAGTAGTGGTGATTGCTCGAATTTGATCAGGCAGAGCAGCTCTCCGGCTGGGTTTTTCTCTGAAAATG ATGCGGGAGGTTTCAGAGAGCGTAATGGTACTGATGGAAAAGCCGGCGCAGTTAGTAGGTTGAATGATCATATTAACTTCTCATCCCTGCCATCTTCTGGTTCGAGGCTCCTGCCTTGTATTGCTGAAAATGGGAACGAACAGAGTGGGGACTTAGGTAACGGCAACAGCAGCAGTCGGTCTTTTATACCCAACTTTCAAAATGATTCTTGGAATGCTGGGCTCACTGGCCCAAAAAGAAACAGGGATGGTGATGAGAGGGAGCTTTCTGGTTTCAGTTCAATAGAAAGCCAG AATCTGGGGTCTAGAAATTACTCTACCGGTTTGACTCATCACTTGAGCTTACCAAGAACGACTGCTGAGATGGCAGCCATTGACAAGTATTTGCAGTTTCAGCAAGATTCCATCCCTTGCAAGATCCGCGCCAAAAGAGGCTGTGCAACACACCCCCGGAGCATTGCAGAGAGG GTTAGAAGAACACGAATAAGCGAGCGAATGAGGAAACTGCAAGAGCTTTTCCCCAACATTGACAAG CAAACCAACACAGCAGATATGTTAGATTTGGCAGTCGAGTACATCAAAGACCTTCAGGAACGGGTTAAG ACGCTCACTGACACCCGGGCAAGGTGCACGTGTTCGAGTAAGCAGAGACAGTTTTCGAATGCCACCGCTTGA